One window from the genome of Grus americana isolate bGruAme1 chromosome 2, bGruAme1.mat, whole genome shotgun sequence encodes:
- the RRS1 gene encoding ribosome biogenesis regulatory protein homolog: MAAVRVEEVLAAAEEQEAEKRRSVTVEKELELEFDLGNLLALDRNPPPAAGLRGAGPRREALLRALARDNTQLLVSRLWELPAERAGGAGGPLVARLPEPAFRLPREKPPPRPRPPTRWEQFARLKGIRRRKRTSLVWDEQAKEWRRRWGYRRAGGDPARAWLAEVPEGADPEEDQFARLRREKRERVARNELNRLRNLARAHRAGTAVPAAPLHPTGHQSREELSHVARIARVSTASLGRFQPRLPKESAEPPSRSGGKKRRFEPLLGNLAAERSRQLELLRDMGSKKPVLDITRAVNKQLRQEEAEAAAAKGKKQSQRGKRGRRQQRTGRSSKKSGARRQQQQQRPAGSSTVSGRRKKA; this comes from the coding sequence ATGGCGGCCGTGCGGGTGGAGGAGGTGCTGGCGGCCGCCGAGGAGCAGGAGGCGGAGAAGCGGCGAAGCGTCACGgtggagaaggagctggaaCTGGAGTTCGACCTGGGCAACCTGCTAGCGCTGGACCGCAACCcgccgccggcggcggggctgcggggggccgGCCCGCGGCGGGAGGCGCTGCTGCGGGCTCTCGCCCGCGACAACACGCAGCTGCTGGTGTCCCGGCTCTGGGAGCTGCCGGCCGAGCGcgctgggggggccggggggccgctGGTGGCGCGGCTGCCCGAGCCGGCCTTCCGCCTGCCGCGGGAGAAGCCGCCGCCGAGACCGCGGCCGCCGACCCGCTGGGAGCAGTTCGCGCGGCTGAAGGGCATCCGCCGGCGCAAGCGGACCTCGCTGGTGTGGGACGAGCAGGCCAAGGAGTGGCGGCGGCGCTGGGGCTaccggcgggcgggcggcgacCCGGCCCGCGCCTGGCTGGCGGAGGTGCCGGAGGGCGCCGACCCGGAGGAGGACCAGTTCGCCAGGCTGCGGCGGGAGAAGCGGGAGCGGGTGGCACGCAACGAGCTCAACCGCCTGCGCAACCTGGCCCGTGCCCACCGGGCCGGGACTGCCGTCCCTGCCGCACCTCTCCACCCCACTGGCCACCAGAGCCGGGAGGAGCTGAGCCACGTTGCCCGCATCGCCCGCGTCTCCACCGCCTCGCTCGGCCGCTTCCAGCCCCGGCTGCCCAAGGAGTCGGCGGAGCCGCCATCCCGCAGCGGCGGCAAGAAGCGACGCTTCGAGCCGCTGCTGGGCAACCTGGCGGCCGAGCGCAGCCGGCAGCTGGAGCTGCTACGGGACATGGGCAGCAAGAAGCCGGTCCTCGATATCACCCGTGCCGTCAACAAGCAGCTGCGGCAGGAGGAAGCCGAGGCGGCTGCCGCCAAGGGCAAGAAGCAGTCGCAGCGGGGGAAGCGTGGCCGCCGGCAGCAGCGGACTGGTCGCAGCAGCAAGAAGAGCGGAgcccggcggcagcagcagcaacagcggCCTGCGGGCAGCAGCACAGTCAGtggcaggagaaagaaggcGTGA